The following proteins are encoded in a genomic region of Cryomorphaceae bacterium:
- the hxpB gene encoding hexitol phosphatase HxpB: MTARAALFDMDGLIIDSEPLWRAAEIACFAQVGLELAEDDCRQTMGFRLDEVIDYWYNRHPWESMSKGALNELIIDRMVQEVRLQGRMLPGVAQAVQLFGEMGFKLAVVSSSPQRLIQAVLETLDLQSSFHGVFSAEYEAYGKPHPQVYLSAATALQVRPDQCIVLEDAFHGVIAGKAAKMKVIAVPDAEEVNQPRFQAADCVLTSLTELKAENIYSLLR, from the coding sequence ATGACAGCACGCGCCGCACTTTTTGACATGGACGGGCTCATTATAGACTCGGAGCCTCTTTGGCGAGCCGCTGAAATAGCTTGTTTCGCACAAGTTGGTTTAGAATTGGCCGAAGACGACTGCCGGCAAACCATGGGCTTTCGGCTCGACGAGGTGATTGATTACTGGTACAACCGGCACCCCTGGGAGTCCATGTCGAAAGGGGCCCTCAACGAATTGATTATTGACCGCATGGTGCAGGAAGTGCGGTTGCAGGGAAGAATGTTGCCGGGTGTTGCTCAAGCCGTTCAGCTTTTTGGCGAAATGGGGTTTAAACTGGCGGTGGTTTCCTCATCTCCCCAGCGGCTGATTCAGGCCGTGTTGGAAACCCTCGATTTGCAAAGCTCATTTCACGGTGTTTTCTCGGCCGAGTATGAAGCCTACGGAAAGCCCCACCCGCAGGTCTATCTCAGCGCTGCAACTGCATTACAGGTTCGTCCTGACCAATGTATAGTGCTGGAGGATGCTTTTCACGGAGTAATTGCAGGCAAGGCCGCCAAAATGAAAGTAATTGCTGTTCCGGATGCGGAGGAAGTCAACCAACCGCGTTTTCAGGCAGCCGACTGTGTACTTACATCACTTACAGAGCTGAAAGCCGAGAACATCTACTCTTTACTACGTTGA
- a CDS encoding ribonuclease Z, translating into MRFEIHILGCGSAVPSLQRNASAQYLNVHERHLLIDCAEGTQLALRKAHAPLQRLNAVFISHLHGDHYLGLMGLLSTMHLLGRQKPLLLYGPPELIDVLKLQWHVGRTTLRFDLQFTPLKEGEVQELYEDEQIRVKSFPLRHRIPCWGFRVDEKPRRRKIRKEELARYRIPLAWIKRIIDGEDYPSPDGRIIPNEVITQPPLPPRSYAYCSDTAYDERIVPNISGVHALYHEATFTEAHRARAKETYHSTSAQAAMIAKLASVKHLYIGHYSARYRDTEPLVTEARDVFEATTAAEDGDVIRL; encoded by the coding sequence GTGCGATTTGAGATACATATACTCGGCTGCGGATCGGCGGTTCCCTCTCTGCAACGCAATGCAAGCGCGCAGTACCTCAACGTGCACGAGCGGCATTTGCTGATAGATTGCGCCGAAGGAACGCAACTGGCACTTCGAAAAGCCCACGCTCCGCTGCAACGCCTCAATGCAGTATTTATCAGCCACCTTCACGGAGATCACTACCTGGGCCTGATGGGTTTGCTCTCTACCATGCACCTACTGGGAAGGCAGAAACCTTTGCTGCTTTATGGTCCTCCGGAGTTGATAGACGTGCTCAAACTACAATGGCACGTGGGCCGCACCACACTGCGTTTCGACTTGCAGTTCACGCCGCTCAAGGAAGGCGAGGTGCAAGAACTGTACGAAGACGAACAGATTCGCGTAAAGTCCTTTCCGTTGCGGCATCGCATTCCGTGCTGGGGATTCAGGGTGGATGAGAAACCCCGAAGACGCAAAATCAGAAAAGAAGAATTGGCCCGGTACCGCATTCCGCTGGCGTGGATCAAGCGTATTATTGACGGCGAAGATTACCCAAGCCCCGACGGACGGATTATCCCCAACGAGGTAATTACCCAACCACCACTTCCTCCGCGCTCCTACGCATATTGTTCAGATACGGCCTACGATGAGCGAATTGTACCGAACATTTCAGGAGTGCATGCGTTGTACCACGAGGCTACGTTTACCGAAGCACACCGAGCCAGAGCCAAAGAAACCTATCACTCAACATCCGCACAAGCCGCCATGATAGCCAAATTAGCCAGCGTAAAGCATCTCTATATCGGCCATTACTCTGCGAGGTACCGCGATACAGAACCCCTGGTGACCGAGGCGCGCGATGTTTTTGAGGCCACCACAGCGGCTGAAGATGGGGATGTCATCCGTTTGTAA
- a CDS encoding DNA-binding response regulator yields MSKRIRLVVADSNELIKIGLRTIFQEHTDIHLVESAGCTTDLMRKIAKEPADVVLMDFTSPGFDINTIPELLFRYKNLRVVAITPSQNGHTIAAALRAGVSGYVKKDCSVAEILDAVRTTASGSRFFCGQVLDAVRHESIDPESITADSISCEPILLSDREQEIITLIAEGYTNTKIAEKLFLSPHTVNTHRKNIMQKLGVNNTAAIVMFAVKNELVSTNKFLFSSQA; encoded by the coding sequence TTGAGCAAGCGAATCCGGTTGGTAGTTGCTGATAGCAATGAGTTGATAAAGATAGGGTTGAGGACCATCTTTCAGGAGCATACCGACATTCACCTGGTTGAAAGTGCTGGTTGCACCACCGATTTGATGCGCAAAATAGCAAAGGAACCTGCAGATGTTGTTCTGATGGACTTTACTTCTCCGGGCTTCGATATCAACACCATTCCTGAGTTGCTTTTTCGTTACAAAAACCTGCGCGTAGTGGCAATCACCCCGAGTCAAAACGGGCATACCATTGCTGCGGCTTTGAGGGCGGGCGTTTCGGGCTACGTGAAGAAAGACTGCAGTGTGGCAGAGATTCTGGATGCAGTTCGGACAACGGCTTCAGGCAGCAGGTTTTTTTGCGGGCAAGTGCTGGATGCCGTTCGGCATGAATCTATTGACCCCGAGTCGATCACAGCCGATAGTATTAGTTGTGAGCCGATTTTACTTTCGGATCGCGAGCAGGAAATCATCACCCTGATTGCCGAGGGCTACACCAACACCAAGATTGCCGAAAAACTCTTTCTCAGCCCGCACACGGTCAACACCCATCGCAAGAACATCATGCAAAAACTGGGTGTGAACAACACCGCCGCCATTGTGATGTTTGCCGTGAAAAATGAGTTGGTGAGTACCAATAAGTTTTTGTTTTCATCACAGGCCTAA
- a CDS encoding imidazolonepropionase: MKRILIKNIKGLAGVYNESPKWVAGADMNRLPLIENAFLAIEGEHIAGYGPMSEWSGITDWNNLEIIDAEGRYVLPAWCDSHTHIVYAGNREQEFTDRIRGMSYEEIAARGGGILNSAARLADTSEEELLEGALHRLREVVRTGTGAIEIKSGYGLSLEAELKMLRVIARLREHTIIPIKSTLLAAHAVPAAFKNNKDGYVDLVIREIIPAVAAENLAEYIDVFCETNYFSVSDTHRILEAAAKYGMVPKIHVNQFTVLGGVETAVQLGARSVDHLEYLEEGDLKALEGSNTIATALPSCSFFLGIPYTPARTIIDRGLPLALATDYNPGSTPSGNIPFVLSLACIKMKITPEEAIHAATINGAYAMDLQNELGTITEGKKANLIMTHPISSLAYIPYAFGSEHVDKVWVQGELQK, translated from the coding sequence ATGAAACGTATTCTCATCAAAAACATCAAAGGACTGGCAGGTGTGTACAACGAGTCGCCAAAATGGGTGGCCGGCGCCGATATGAACCGCCTCCCTTTGATTGAAAATGCTTTTCTGGCCATTGAAGGCGAACACATTGCGGGATACGGCCCCATGAGCGAATGGAGCGGTATTACAGACTGGAACAACCTGGAAATAATAGACGCCGAAGGGCGCTACGTACTACCCGCCTGGTGCGATTCGCACACACACATTGTGTACGCGGGCAACCGCGAGCAGGAATTTACAGACCGCATTCGCGGTATGAGTTACGAAGAAATTGCCGCCCGGGGTGGAGGCATCCTCAACTCAGCAGCGCGCCTGGCCGACACTTCGGAAGAAGAACTCTTAGAGGGGGCTTTACACCGCCTGCGCGAAGTGGTACGCACAGGAACAGGAGCCATCGAAATCAAGAGTGGTTACGGACTGAGCCTGGAAGCAGAGCTCAAAATGCTGCGGGTCATTGCGCGGCTTCGGGAACATACCATCATACCCATCAAAAGCACCCTGCTCGCAGCCCACGCTGTTCCGGCTGCATTTAAAAACAACAAGGACGGGTATGTGGACCTGGTTATTCGTGAAATCATTCCGGCGGTGGCAGCCGAAAATCTCGCAGAGTACATTGATGTTTTTTGCGAGACCAACTACTTCAGTGTGAGCGATACCCACCGTATTCTGGAAGCTGCTGCCAAATACGGCATGGTACCGAAAATCCACGTGAACCAGTTTACCGTATTGGGCGGCGTGGAGACTGCAGTGCAACTCGGAGCGCGCTCTGTGGATCACTTGGAATACCTGGAGGAAGGTGACCTCAAAGCCCTGGAAGGAAGCAACACCATCGCAACGGCCCTTCCCTCCTGCTCTTTCTTTCTCGGAATACCCTATACCCCTGCCCGAACCATCATTGACAGGGGGTTACCCCTGGCGCTGGCCACCGATTACAATCCGGGCTCTACCCCGTCGGGAAACATTCCTTTTGTGCTTTCATTGGCCTGCATCAAGATGAAAATAACCCCCGAAGAAGCCATTCACGCGGCCACCATCAACGGAGCCTACGCCATGGATCTGCAAAACGAGCTGGGAACCATTACAGAAGGCAAAAAAGCCAATCTAATCATGACACACCCCATTTCATCACTGGCGTATATACCCTACGCCTTTGGTTCGGAGCATGTGGACAAGGTTTGGGTGCAGGGAGAGCTTCAGAAATAG
- a CDS encoding T9SS C-terminal target domain-containing protein: MRFLIFCFLLAPWNTVLFSQTTWSEHIAPIMYQHCTSCHRDGGIAPFSLMTYPEASVAAFAVADAVTDGVMPPWPPDTTYRRFSHERVLNADEIDLIVAWLAESTPEGDPALAPPPPVYSDDGFISLPPDLEIVMPVHTSQATMMSDDYSCFAIPSGLLQDKKIRAFELVPGNPAIVHHALVFIDSDASYPTNTSGNCMGPQDGLIGGYTPGAVPTVFPSDGEDFNLGVNLPSGSNVVLAMHYPHGSQGQTDQSKLRLWFYPDELPIREVTTTAVLQNWSFTLPPDQMTTVTAQFSTIPFDISLLSVFPHMHMLGKSIESYATTPTNLTIPLIRINHWDFHWQQFYAFEQLVRIPAWSTLYGEGMYDNTVNNPHNPNNPPITVGPGLNTSDEMFLIYFQFLPYQQGDELIDLEPLTQMPVVTSVPDIAADTPLRLFPNPSLNFVNLEFDVQKSEMVSVYLYDIQGRLIDRVLERQILPEGVHQITYSIGSEITPGMYVFSVNCGGVMSSARLVVQ; this comes from the coding sequence ATGCGTTTTTTGATTTTCTGTTTCCTGCTCGCTCCGTGGAATACTGTGCTTTTCTCGCAAACAACGTGGTCTGAGCACATTGCTCCTATTATGTATCAGCACTGTACCTCTTGTCACCGCGATGGAGGTATTGCTCCTTTTTCATTGATGACCTACCCCGAGGCCTCCGTTGCGGCTTTTGCCGTGGCGGATGCCGTAACCGATGGTGTGATGCCGCCCTGGCCGCCTGATACCACCTACCGCAGGTTTTCGCACGAGCGGGTGTTGAATGCCGACGAAATTGACCTGATTGTTGCGTGGCTGGCCGAATCAACTCCTGAGGGAGATCCTGCACTGGCTCCGCCACCACCGGTTTACAGCGATGATGGCTTTATCTCTCTGCCTCCCGACCTGGAAATCGTGATGCCCGTTCATACCAGTCAGGCTACCATGATGTCCGACGATTACAGCTGCTTTGCCATTCCTTCCGGACTTTTGCAGGATAAAAAAATCCGGGCTTTTGAGTTGGTGCCGGGCAATCCGGCCATTGTGCACCACGCACTGGTTTTTATTGATTCTGATGCTTCCTATCCTACCAACACAAGTGGCAACTGCATGGGGCCTCAAGACGGACTCATAGGTGGATATACTCCCGGGGCTGTACCCACCGTGTTTCCCTCGGATGGAGAGGATTTTAACCTCGGGGTGAACCTTCCGTCGGGCTCCAATGTGGTATTGGCTATGCACTACCCGCACGGCAGCCAGGGGCAAACCGATCAAAGCAAACTGCGCCTGTGGTTTTACCCGGATGAGTTGCCGATACGTGAAGTTACAACCACCGCCGTTTTGCAGAACTGGAGTTTTACCCTTCCGCCGGATCAGATGACAACAGTTACCGCTCAGTTCAGCACCATTCCATTTGATATTTCGTTGCTGAGCGTTTTTCCCCACATGCACATGTTGGGCAAAAGTATTGAGAGTTATGCCACAACTCCCACCAATTTAACTATTCCGCTGATTCGCATCAATCACTGGGATTTTCACTGGCAGCAGTTCTACGCTTTTGAGCAACTGGTGCGCATCCCGGCATGGTCAACCCTATACGGAGAAGGGATGTATGACAATACGGTAAACAATCCGCACAACCCCAACAACCCGCCCATTACGGTGGGTCCCGGTTTGAACACTTCCGATGAAATGTTTTTGATATACTTTCAGTTTCTGCCCTATCAGCAAGGCGATGAGTTGATAGACCTGGAACCCCTAACGCAAATGCCAGTGGTTACTTCTGTGCCCGATATTGCTGCGGATACGCCCTTGCGTCTTTTTCCCAATCCATCCCTCAATTTTGTGAATCTGGAGTTCGATGTTCAAAAATCTGAAATGGTGAGTGTGTACCTCTACGACATCCAGGGGAGGCTCATAGACAGGGTGCTTGAACGGCAAATACTCCCGGAAGGTGTACATCAGATTACCTACAGTATTGGATCTGAGATTACTCCGGGTATGTACGTATTCTCGGTGAACTGCGGTGGTGTAATGAGCTCAGCAAGGTTGGTGGTGCAGTAG
- a CDS encoding TrkH family potassium uptake protein, translating to MTRFRWKSVLHILGVLILLNSAFLLLSTGVSWYFSDDALSAFSIALLVSVLAGGLAFGTTLRGKQEVRKREGYLIVATGWVVLSLFGSLPYFLSGAIPNYTDAFFETMSGFTTTGATILRDIEAMPPSLLFWRSCTQWIGGMGMIVLAVAILPILGVGGMQLFIAEMPGVSYDKLQPRIRETAKRLWVIYTGLTALVCVLLAMSGMGWFDGINHALTTLATGGFSTKNASIAYFNNPYVEYIITVFMFLGGTNFLLIYILLRGRVQEIMRNEEFKYYFLLAVLVSVLVTTLLVVQSGHPTADAIRQSIFQVVAIITTTGYTVLDYTAWGPIVEWTFFLLMFTGAMAGSTSGGVKLVRHIIIAKNCILELKRLIHPSAIIPVRFNTRPVSSNITHNIMAFVIIYVTIFGAGSFTMTLLGLDVTTAIGSVASAIGNVGPAFGNAGPADNYAHFPGAGKWLLSFLMMTGRLELFTVLILFTGYFWRRE from the coding sequence ATGACACGTTTTCGCTGGAAGTCAGTTTTACACATTCTTGGGGTTCTTATCCTGCTGAATTCTGCTTTTCTGCTTCTCAGCACCGGGGTATCCTGGTACTTCAGCGATGACGCACTTTCCGCCTTTTCTATTGCTTTGTTGGTGAGTGTTTTGGCAGGTGGACTTGCTTTTGGCACCACTTTGCGGGGAAAACAGGAAGTGCGCAAGCGCGAGGGATATCTCATTGTGGCTACAGGCTGGGTGGTACTCTCGCTGTTCGGTAGTTTACCCTACTTTCTGAGCGGAGCCATTCCGAACTATACCGACGCTTTTTTTGAAACCATGTCGGGCTTTACCACAACCGGCGCCACTATATTGCGGGATATTGAGGCCATGCCTCCCAGTCTGCTTTTTTGGCGCAGTTGTACACAGTGGATTGGCGGAATGGGGATGATTGTGCTTGCCGTGGCCATTCTGCCCATTCTCGGAGTGGGCGGCATGCAGCTTTTTATTGCTGAGATGCCGGGTGTTTCTTATGACAAACTGCAGCCTCGCATCCGCGAAACAGCCAAAAGGTTGTGGGTCATCTACACCGGTCTCACTGCGTTGGTTTGCGTGCTTTTGGCCATGTCTGGAATGGGTTGGTTCGACGGAATTAATCACGCGTTGACAACGCTTGCAACCGGCGGTTTTTCAACCAAAAATGCAAGTATTGCATACTTTAACAATCCATATGTTGAGTACATCATCACCGTTTTCATGTTTCTGGGGGGAACCAATTTCCTGCTCATTTACATTCTTTTACGCGGACGTGTGCAGGAAATCATGCGCAACGAGGAATTCAAGTACTACTTTCTGCTCGCGGTATTGGTTTCGGTGCTGGTCACCACCCTCCTTGTGGTGCAATCAGGTCATCCTACGGCAGATGCAATCCGGCAAAGCATCTTTCAGGTTGTGGCTATTATCACTACCACCGGTTACACAGTACTCGACTACACAGCGTGGGGTCCCATTGTGGAGTGGACTTTCTTCCTGCTGATGTTTACCGGAGCCATGGCGGGATCTACCTCGGGAGGTGTAAAACTCGTGCGGCACATCATCATTGCCAAAAACTGTATACTCGAACTCAAACGACTCATTCATCCCTCAGCCATCATTCCGGTGCGCTTCAACACCCGGCCTGTGAGCAGCAACATCACACACAATATCATGGCCTTTGTAATCATTTACGTTACCATTTTTGGCGCAGGTAGTTTTACCATGACATTGCTCGGTTTGGATGTTACAACAGCCATAGGTTCGGTGGCATCGGCCATCGGAAACGTAGGACCAGCATTTGGAAACGCCGGGCCTGCAGATAATTACGCGCACTTTCCGGGTGCGGGAAAGTGGCTTTTGTCTTTTCTGATGATGACGGGCCGGCTGGAGCTCTTTACCGTACTCATATTATTCACCGGATATTTCTGGAGAAGGGAATGA
- a CDS encoding 30S ribosomal protein S1: MAEENKNTEEEVKTSEAEIQEQQEETPETPQSETAEEPTAEAVSEAPKAEAAAEEVTSKAEEQSKEEAPKKARAKKAQPELVPTTAEPEADFNWDEFEHGIESYKADDVKKMDALYEETLTSIDEGQVIHGTVVSVNKKEVVINIGYKSEGIVAASEFRYNPDLKPGDKVEVFVESQEDKNGQLIISHKTARIHNAWDRVNNALATDEIINGYVKCRTKGGLIVDVFGLEAFLPGSQIDVKPIRDYDMYVGKTMEFKVVKINQEFKNVVVSHKALIEAELEEQKKEIISKLEKGQVLEGTVKNITSYGVFIDLGGVDGLIHITDLSWGRINHPEEVVTLDEKINVVILDFDDDKKRIALGLKQLSEHPWDSIQEDLEVGKTVKGKVVVMADYGAFVEIAPGVEGLIHVSEMSWSQHLRSAQDFLNVGDEVEAQVLTLDKEERKMSLGMKQLTPDPWEGIDAKYPTQSRHKATVRNFTNFGVFVELEEGVDGLIHISDLSWSKKVKHPSEFCNVGEEIEVVVLEVDQENRRLSLGHKQLEENPWEVFETVFGEGSVHKGTVTALEGNQAVVNLPYGVEGICTKKNLRKEDGSNAKVDEALDFVVLNFNKGARKITISHTHTFEEGAEVPEKTERKGGKSSSKMVEDLNKNQEKTTLGDLGVLENLKADMEKEESKDEKKK, from the coding sequence ATGGCCGAAGAAAACAAAAACACCGAAGAAGAGGTAAAAACCTCCGAAGCGGAAATCCAGGAGCAGCAGGAAGAAACACCTGAAACTCCTCAATCAGAAACTGCAGAAGAACCGACAGCAGAGGCTGTTTCAGAAGCGCCCAAAGCAGAGGCGGCTGCAGAAGAAGTAACCAGCAAAGCTGAAGAGCAAAGCAAGGAGGAAGCTCCTAAAAAAGCCCGCGCTAAAAAGGCCCAGCCCGAATTGGTGCCAACCACTGCCGAGCCTGAGGCAGATTTTAACTGGGATGAGTTTGAACACGGAATTGAGTCTTACAAGGCCGATGACGTGAAGAAAATGGATGCCCTCTACGAAGAAACCCTCACCTCTATCGACGAAGGGCAGGTTATTCACGGAACGGTTGTTTCAGTGAACAAAAAGGAAGTCGTGATCAACATCGGGTACAAATCCGAAGGTATTGTTGCAGCTTCTGAGTTTCGCTACAACCCCGACCTGAAGCCTGGCGACAAAGTAGAAGTGTTTGTTGAAAGTCAGGAAGACAAAAACGGACAGCTTATCATCTCGCACAAAACCGCCCGTATCCACAATGCGTGGGATCGTGTGAACAATGCACTGGCCACCGATGAAATCATCAATGGTTACGTGAAGTGTCGCACCAAAGGTGGTTTGATTGTGGACGTATTCGGATTGGAGGCCTTCCTCCCAGGTTCGCAAATTGATGTAAAACCCATCCGTGATTACGATATGTATGTGGGCAAAACCATGGAATTCAAGGTTGTGAAAATCAACCAGGAATTCAAAAACGTGGTAGTGTCGCACAAAGCGCTCATCGAGGCCGAACTCGAAGAGCAGAAGAAAGAGATTATCTCCAAGCTTGAAAAGGGACAGGTGCTGGAAGGTACCGTGAAGAACATTACCTCCTACGGCGTGTTCATCGACCTTGGTGGTGTGGACGGATTGATCCACATTACCGACCTGAGCTGGGGGCGTATCAACCACCCAGAAGAAGTGGTTACTCTCGACGAGAAAATTAACGTGGTTATTCTCGACTTTGACGACGACAAGAAGCGTATCGCTCTCGGTCTTAAGCAGCTCAGCGAGCACCCATGGGATTCTATCCAGGAAGACCTCGAAGTGGGCAAAACCGTAAAAGGTAAGGTTGTGGTGATGGCCGACTACGGCGCATTTGTAGAAATTGCCCCCGGTGTTGAAGGATTGATCCACGTATCGGAAATGAGCTGGTCTCAGCACCTTCGCAGTGCGCAGGACTTCCTGAATGTAGGCGATGAAGTGGAGGCACAGGTTCTGACCCTCGATAAGGAAGAGCGCAAAATGTCGCTCGGTATGAAGCAACTTACCCCCGATCCATGGGAAGGTATTGATGCCAAATACCCCACTCAATCGCGTCACAAGGCAACAGTGCGCAACTTCACCAACTTTGGTGTTTTTGTAGAGCTTGAAGAAGGTGTTGACGGATTGATTCACATCAGCGACCTTTCATGGTCTAAAAAGGTGAAGCACCCGTCAGAATTCTGCAACGTGGGCGAGGAGATTGAGGTGGTTGTTCTTGAAGTAGATCAGGAAAACCGTCGTTTGAGCCTCGGCCACAAGCAACTCGAAGAAAACCCGTGGGAAGTGTTTGAAACCGTGTTTGGCGAAGGCTCTGTGCACAAAGGCACCGTTACCGCGCTCGAAGGAAATCAAGCAGTTGTGAACCTGCCTTACGGTGTGGAAGGTATTTGCACCAAGAAAAACCTCCGCAAAGAGGATGGTTCGAACGCCAAGGTGGATGAGGCATTGGATTTTGTGGTACTCAACTTTAACAAAGGAGCCCGTAAAATCACCATTTCTCACACCCACACCTTTGAGGAAGGCGCTGAAGTTCCTGAAAAAACCGAACGCAAAGGCGGAAAGTCATCGTCTAAAATGGTTGAAGACCTGAACAAGAATCAGGAGAAAACAACCCTGGGCGATCTCGGTGTTCTCGAGAACCTCAAAGCCGATATGGAAAAAGAAGAATCGAAGGACGAGAAGAAGAAATAA
- the trkA gene encoding Trk system potassium transporter TrkA, with product MRIIIAGAGDVGFHLAKLLSYEGYGITVIDKDSDKLRYASNHLDVQTLQGNSTSYSVLNKARVSKADLLISVTSSEETNLTTCILGKKLGAAKTVARVSNSEYLLQQEELQLAELGIDELISPELLAAAEIKRLLKESAFTDYHEFDKGKLSLVGVKINSSSPLVNKTVQETAYLNPNFSFIPVAMLRNNNTIIPRSDTYFRVHDHAYFIAQSKGIDEVLEVANKKRVDIRNVMIFGGTPVGFHAARLLSRKYRVKLFETDRERCIQLTETLPDTLIINADGRDLEVLEDENLGEMDAFIAVTRNSETNIISSLVAKNNSVKKSIALVENIDYIHLSQNIGVDTLINKKLIAANSIFKLLRKGDVLSLASIHGADVEVLEFEVHHNSSVCGKALKNCGFPKASIVGGVIRRGTGVIVTGDFVFEDLDHVVVLSKPQCIGKVEALFKEK from the coding sequence ATGAGAATTATCATAGCAGGCGCCGGAGATGTGGGGTTTCACCTTGCTAAACTGCTTTCTTACGAAGGGTACGGCATTACCGTGATTGACAAGGATAGCGACAAGCTTCGCTATGCGAGCAACCACCTTGATGTGCAAACACTGCAGGGCAACTCTACCTCCTACTCGGTATTGAACAAGGCGCGGGTAAGCAAGGCCGATCTTCTTATTTCGGTCACCTCATCCGAAGAAACCAACCTCACTACCTGCATATTAGGTAAAAAACTCGGAGCCGCCAAAACAGTGGCCCGTGTGAGCAACTCAGAGTACTTGCTTCAGCAGGAAGAACTTCAACTTGCAGAGCTAGGCATTGACGAGCTAATCTCACCTGAGCTACTAGCCGCGGCTGAAATCAAGCGCCTGCTCAAGGAATCGGCGTTTACCGATTACCACGAGTTCGACAAAGGAAAACTTTCATTGGTAGGTGTGAAAATCAACTCGAGCAGTCCGTTGGTGAACAAAACCGTGCAGGAAACGGCCTATCTCAACCCCAACTTTTCGTTCATACCGGTAGCGATGCTGCGCAACAACAACACCATTATTCCGCGCAGCGATACCTATTTCAGGGTGCACGATCACGCCTATTTTATTGCGCAAAGCAAGGGCATTGACGAGGTGCTTGAGGTGGCCAACAAAAAGCGGGTGGACATTCGCAATGTGATGATTTTTGGCGGCACCCCGGTGGGCTTTCACGCAGCGCGCCTACTCAGCAGAAAATACAGGGTAAAACTGTTTGAAACCGACCGCGAACGCTGCATCCAACTCACCGAAACTCTTCCCGACACGCTCATTATCAACGCTGATGGCCGCGACCTGGAAGTGCTCGAAGACGAAAATCTGGGCGAAATGGACGCCTTTATCGCGGTAACCCGCAATTCTGAGACCAACATCATTTCGAGCCTTGTAGCCAAAAACAACAGCGTAAAAAAATCCATTGCCCTCGTCGAGAACATAGACTACATCCACCTTTCGCAAAACATTGGGGTAGATACTTTGATCAACAAAAAGCTCATCGCGGCTAATTCTATTTTCAAGTTGCTCAGAAAAGGCGATGTACTCTCGCTGGCCAGTATTCACGGTGCGGATGTAGAAGTGCTTGAGTTCGAGGTGCACCACAACTCCTCGGTATGTGGTAAAGCCCTCAAGAACTGTGGTTTTCCAAAAGCTTCGATTGTTGGAGGAGTCATCCGAAGAGGCACGGGAGTTATCGTAACAGGAGATTTTGTTTTTGAGGACCTCGACCACGTGGTAGTGTTGAGTAAACCACAGTGCATTGGCAAAGTGGAAGCCCTTTTCAAAGAAAAATGA